Proteins co-encoded in one Leptospira levettii genomic window:
- a CDS encoding protein-glutamate methylesterase/protein-glutamine glutaminase, with amino-acid sequence MNKIKVFVIDDSAVVRQVLTEIFKTDSNFQFLGSASDPIFALDKMNNDWPDVIVLDIEMPRMDGLSFLKKIMTERPTPVVICSTLTTEGSETAILAMNLGACDIITKPKIGLKDFLNESTIALTDAVIAAASATIKHLPKPSHSNEFKIQLDKKQELSSLQATEKIVAIGTSTGGTIALEHVLTKLPKDKTPGIVIVQHMPEKFTEAFAKRLDSICEIVVREAKHGDRVVKGLALIAPGNKHMTLKRSGAQYFVEVVDGPLVNRHKPSVDVLFRSVAKSAGKNARGIIMTGMGDDGASGLVEMKEAGAETIAQNEETSVVFGMPKEAIKRGCVDHILPLGEIHKSIVGFG; translated from the coding sequence ATGAATAAAATTAAAGTTTTTGTCATCGATGACTCTGCTGTCGTAAGACAAGTGTTAACCGAAATTTTTAAAACAGATTCAAATTTCCAATTTTTAGGAAGTGCCTCTGACCCTATTTTTGCCTTGGACAAAATGAATAATGATTGGCCTGACGTAATTGTTCTCGATATTGAGATGCCTAGAATGGATGGTTTGTCATTTCTCAAAAAAATCATGACAGAGAGGCCAACACCGGTTGTCATCTGCTCTACCTTAACAACAGAAGGTTCAGAAACGGCTATCCTTGCAATGAACCTAGGTGCTTGTGATATCATCACCAAACCAAAAATTGGACTAAAAGACTTTTTAAATGAAAGCACAATTGCCCTCACGGATGCGGTGATTGCAGCTGCCTCTGCCACCATCAAACATTTACCTAAACCAAGTCATTCGAATGAATTTAAAATCCAATTGGATAAAAAACAAGAACTCTCATCTTTACAAGCCACAGAAAAAATAGTCGCAATCGGCACGTCAACAGGTGGCACCATTGCCCTGGAACACGTGTTAACCAAATTGCCAAAAGATAAAACTCCTGGAATTGTCATTGTGCAACATATGCCAGAAAAATTTACAGAGGCTTTTGCCAAACGATTGGATTCCATATGTGAAATTGTTGTGAGAGAAGCAAAACATGGTGATCGGGTTGTCAAAGGACTTGCCCTCATTGCTCCTGGGAACAAACATATGACACTCAAACGTTCTGGAGCTCAATACTTTGTAGAAGTTGTGGATGGACCTCTTGTCAACCGACACAAACCATCTGTAGATGTTTTATTTCGTTCCGTGGCCAAGTCAGCTGGGAAAAATGCCAGAGGTATCATCATGACGGGAATGGGTGACGACGGGGCATCAGGTCTTGTTGAAATGAAAGAGGCTGGAGCAGAAACAATTGCCCAGAATGAAGAGACATCTGTGGTGTTTGGAATGCCTAAAGAGGCAATCAAAAGAGGATGTGTAGACCACATCCTCCCTCTCGGTGAAATTCACAAATCCATTGTAGGCTTCGGTTAA
- a CDS encoding biotin/lipoyl-containing protein → MLDKNLKRIQFQESESAWIRSFSVESIKCLIVCRGPVRKETMDVFDAIGVKEYGILLSEKDSIVYPKALAPELRNFRFPENIHRVPDYMGAGKEEKEQRIHQIIGIAKDNGYTHIFAGYGFMAEDAEFIEAIEKAGIIFMGPSSHVAKGAGAKDEAKKLARSLNVSVTPGVDNITALALLRKTGNSKDGLLKVAKENNLNFSFDEKKSLEDNAENLLQLSYEKTIDITSIPDLQKESEILCEDIWKKYPGKRIRFKYIGGGGGKGQRVISSKGEIESAVMEILAESKVTAVGSNRNFLIELNIENTRHNEIQLIGNGEWSLSLGGRDCSLQMHEQKLLEISQTVELLQKEADLVRSSNAKKAAILDKDVQTLKDMEHQAEVFGKAIRLNSVSTFECIVEGNSFFFMEVNTRIQVEHRVTEMVYKMKFTNPNDPNDFFYIDSLVEAMAVLSIHGPRVPKPERIVRNVSGAEVRINATNRALQPHAGGIIQNWSNPLPEEIRDDQGICTRNPDTGAFVHYNLAGAYDSNVALIVSYGNSRSENLEVLGNILRKTELRGQNLETNLLVHYGLIQWILGKDAMFKPSTAFMISYLAGIGALQSIINDLDLEYLWSEKTKAADADLKKVLGKKMTLVIRPMERLLANPHLLGGFLGYFDGKLWSRTGNQVSFNENPIQFLDSLYYYLNLDATEQKASSEKIWDHDENLLIEAKEFYSEFSKRTGLKSWKEIVDVFAKGKNPSKEISDELWEKVKASHNGFQAGLETLLLLPKIGLKSNFFGLDVNADLDGVVPDEFKNKDTRDAFIKTLNPPPKMSGDEIVAPMGGMFYSKEAPNLPPLINEGDHFQAGQPLFIIEVMKMFNKILAPVSGTIVKNLMVDSDGKIVTKAQPIFKIKPDEILKEESPEEIRARKVKVTKELGLG, encoded by the coding sequence ATGTTAGATAAGAATTTAAAACGCATTCAGTTCCAAGAATCAGAATCCGCATGGATTCGTTCCTTCAGTGTGGAATCGATCAAGTGCCTCATCGTTTGCCGTGGTCCAGTTCGTAAGGAAACCATGGATGTATTTGATGCTATTGGTGTGAAAGAATATGGAATTTTACTTTCTGAAAAAGATTCCATTGTCTACCCAAAGGCACTGGCTCCAGAACTTCGTAACTTCCGTTTCCCAGAAAACATCCACCGAGTTCCGGATTATATGGGAGCAGGCAAGGAAGAAAAAGAACAAAGAATTCACCAAATCATTGGAATCGCCAAAGACAATGGATACACTCATATCTTTGCAGGTTACGGATTTATGGCTGAAGATGCTGAGTTCATCGAAGCCATTGAAAAAGCAGGCATCATTTTTATGGGACCAAGTTCCCATGTCGCAAAAGGTGCGGGTGCTAAAGACGAAGCAAAAAAACTGGCACGTAGTCTCAATGTTTCTGTTACCCCTGGTGTGGATAATATCACAGCACTTGCTTTACTTCGTAAAACTGGGAATTCCAAGGACGGCCTTCTAAAGGTAGCCAAAGAAAATAACTTAAACTTCTCCTTTGATGAAAAAAAATCGTTAGAAGACAATGCGGAAAATTTACTCCAATTGTCTTACGAAAAAACGATCGACATCACTTCCATTCCTGACCTTCAAAAAGAATCAGAAATCCTTTGTGAAGATATTTGGAAAAAGTATCCAGGCAAACGAATTCGCTTCAAATACATTGGTGGTGGTGGTGGTAAAGGCCAACGTGTGATTTCTTCCAAAGGAGAAATCGAATCTGCTGTGATGGAAATCTTAGCAGAGTCCAAAGTGACTGCCGTTGGATCCAACAGAAACTTCCTCATTGAGTTAAATATCGAAAACACTCGTCACAATGAAATCCAGCTTATCGGTAACGGTGAATGGTCCTTGTCTCTTGGGGGACGTGATTGTTCCCTTCAGATGCACGAACAAAAACTCTTAGAGATTTCACAAACTGTGGAACTTTTACAAAAAGAAGCTGACCTAGTTCGTTCTTCGAATGCAAAAAAAGCAGCTATCTTAGATAAAGATGTGCAAACGCTGAAAGACATGGAACACCAAGCAGAAGTGTTTGGGAAGGCAATTCGCCTTAACTCCGTATCAACATTTGAGTGTATCGTAGAAGGGAATAGTTTTTTCTTTATGGAAGTAAACACTCGGATCCAGGTAGAACACCGTGTGACCGAGATGGTTTACAAGATGAAGTTTACCAATCCTAACGATCCAAATGACTTCTTCTACATAGATTCTCTAGTGGAAGCGATGGCAGTTCTTTCCATCCACGGACCACGTGTTCCAAAACCAGAACGTATCGTGCGAAATGTTTCTGGGGCAGAAGTTCGTATCAATGCCACTAACCGTGCCTTACAACCACACGCAGGTGGAATCATCCAAAACTGGTCAAACCCACTTCCAGAAGAGATTCGAGATGACCAAGGGATTTGTACAAGAAACCCAGACACGGGAGCATTTGTGCATTACAACTTGGCTGGTGCTTACGATTCCAATGTGGCCCTCATCGTTTCTTATGGCAATAGCCGTTCTGAAAACTTAGAAGTGTTAGGGAACATTCTTCGAAAAACAGAACTTAGAGGCCAAAACCTTGAAACCAACTTACTTGTCCACTATGGTCTCATCCAATGGATTTTAGGTAAGGATGCGATGTTCAAACCTTCCACTGCGTTTATGATATCGTATCTAGCAGGGATTGGTGCTTTACAATCCATTATCAATGATTTGGATTTGGAATACCTTTGGTCGGAAAAAACCAAGGCAGCAGATGCTGATCTAAAGAAAGTCCTTGGGAAAAAAATGACCCTTGTGATCCGACCTATGGAAAGACTGCTTGCCAATCCACATTTACTAGGTGGATTTTTAGGATACTTTGATGGTAAACTATGGTCACGAACAGGAAACCAAGTTTCTTTCAACGAAAACCCAATCCAATTCTTAGATTCTTTGTATTACTACTTAAATCTAGATGCGACGGAACAAAAAGCAAGTTCAGAAAAGATTTGGGATCACGACGAAAACTTACTCATCGAAGCAAAAGAGTTTTATTCTGAATTTTCTAAACGCACCGGTCTTAAAAGTTGGAAAGAAATCGTCGATGTGTTTGCGAAAGGGAAAAACCCATCCAAAGAAATTTCAGATGAACTTTGGGAAAAAGTAAAAGCAAGTCATAACGGATTCCAAGCGGGACTCGAAACTTTGTTATTACTTCCCAAAATCGGATTGAAATCGAATTTTTTTGGTTTAGATGTGAATGCGGATTTGGATGGAGTTGTTCCAGATGAATTCAAAAACAAAGACACACGCGATGCGTTCATCAAAACACTAAACCCTCCACCAAAAATGTCAGGTGATGAAATTGTTGCTCCGATGGGAGGAATGTTCTATTCCAAAGAAGCTCCCAACCTTCCACCTCTCATCAATGAAGGAGACCATTTCCAAGCAGGACAACCACTCTTTATCATTGAAGTGATGAAGATGTTTAACAAAATCCTGGCACCAGTGAGTGGGACAATCGTGAAAAATTTGATGGTGGATTCCGATGGAAAGATTGTGACAAAAGCACAACCTATCTTCAAAATCAAACCAGACGAAATTTTGAAGGAAGAATCTCCCGAAGAAATTCGAGCAAGAAAAGTAAAGGTAACAAAGGAATTGGGGCTCGGTTGA
- a CDS encoding acyl-CoA carboxylase subunit beta, with the protein METMQYSLNNPFKESKAPETKTGIYDDALKLGKELIEKPFLGGGEDRIRVQHSKSRMTVWERIKVLTDEEPNITYQNWGPNLDGASIVTGILNIKGRDVAVYGHDFTLRAGSMDATNGSKLARLIQMAGTHGIPLIGMNDSAGAYVPAGVGGLDGYSEAFTALRKISGVVPSVMLMFGFNAGGGAYLPRQGSFMIQCDGTFFGLTGPGVVKSVLGEDISAEDLGGPKVHGQSGVVDLVTGDELGSLRTAIRLLSYLPDNNHSFAPFYPTSDPVDRFIYEEDILFRKTFNSPTGMNTPFDITLYLQQICDHGEFFELQPQRARNIVTAFGRIGGHVVGFLANNSAVSSGQIDIGASRKGTRFVRFCNLYNIPMVFVEDTTGFLPGRDQEHNGIVLEGRKLLDSIIDLRTPRLTLIIRNAFGGAYATFNSYFTGASMVFALPTARIAVMGPAGKEYVYKDEITGVQKEYLANIKKGMSEKEAISIRDGKLFEIGQRYEKELMNPKEALSLGSVSSIILPGYTRNVLSKNLSFLMSKYKPAEMSGPQREFE; encoded by the coding sequence ATGGAAACCATGCAGTATTCCCTAAACAACCCGTTCAAAGAATCCAAGGCTCCGGAGACCAAAACCGGAATTTATGATGATGCACTCAAACTTGGAAAAGAATTAATCGAAAAACCATTTCTTGGTGGTGGTGAAGACAGAATTCGTGTCCAACACTCCAAAAGTAGGATGACGGTTTGGGAACGAATTAAAGTTCTCACAGACGAAGAACCAAATATCACCTACCAAAACTGGGGTCCCAATTTAGATGGAGCTTCCATTGTTACGGGGATTCTAAACATCAAAGGTCGCGACGTTGCGGTCTACGGTCATGATTTTACCCTTCGTGCTGGATCCATGGATGCGACGAACGGAAGTAAACTCGCGCGACTCATCCAAATGGCTGGAACTCATGGAATTCCACTCATCGGGATGAACGACTCTGCAGGTGCGTATGTGCCAGCGGGTGTGGGTGGTCTAGACGGTTATTCGGAAGCCTTCACTGCCTTACGTAAAATCAGTGGTGTTGTTCCTTCTGTGATGCTGATGTTTGGGTTTAACGCTGGTGGTGGTGCTTACCTCCCACGCCAAGGATCCTTTATGATCCAATGTGATGGTACTTTTTTTGGTCTGACTGGACCTGGAGTTGTAAAGTCAGTCCTTGGAGAAGATATCTCTGCGGAAGACTTAGGTGGACCCAAAGTACACGGACAATCTGGTGTGGTTGACCTTGTCACAGGTGATGAGTTGGGATCTCTTCGCACAGCAATCCGTCTTCTTTCTTATTTACCAGACAATAACCATAGTTTTGCGCCTTTTTACCCAACCTCAGACCCTGTTGACAGATTTATTTACGAAGAAGACATTCTGTTCCGAAAAACCTTCAATTCCCCTACAGGAATGAACACTCCATTTGACATCACACTCTATTTACAACAGATTTGTGACCACGGTGAGTTCTTTGAACTACAACCACAAAGAGCAAGAAACATTGTCACTGCCTTTGGTCGAATTGGTGGTCATGTTGTTGGTTTTCTTGCCAATAATTCTGCTGTGTCTTCTGGTCAGATTGACATTGGAGCGTCTCGTAAAGGGACTCGTTTTGTTCGATTCTGTAACTTGTACAATATCCCAATGGTGTTTGTAGAAGATACGACTGGATTTTTACCAGGTCGTGACCAAGAACATAATGGAATTGTACTCGAAGGAAGAAAACTCCTCGATTCCATCATTGACCTTCGTACACCAAGACTGACTCTCATCATCCGGAATGCGTTTGGTGGTGCTTATGCTACATTTAACTCCTATTTTACGGGAGCATCGATGGTATTTGCTCTTCCGACTGCAAGGATTGCCGTTATGGGACCTGCTGGAAAAGAGTATGTCTATAAAGATGAAATCACTGGGGTTCAAAAAGAATACCTTGCCAACATCAAAAAAGGAATGAGTGAAAAAGAAGCGATTTCCATTCGAGATGGAAAACTCTTTGAAATTGGCCAACGATACGAAAAAGAGCTGATGAATCCAAAAGAAGCTCTTTCTCTTGGTTCTGTTTCTTCCATCATCCTACCAGGTTACACTCGTAATGTTTTATCCAAAAACTTAAGTTTCCTGATGTCGAAATACAAACCGGCGGAAATGTCCGGACCTCAAAGGGAGTTTGAATAA
- a CDS encoding STAS domain-containing protein: MNEDKIGIRSEELGNKMVVHVQGNLDVHNTHKIEKDLLTLVSSSGKSVIFNLSEVPFISSAGLRLLVTTLRHCQEQKISISICGLQPAVEKVFDIIGMQQLFTIYPDLEAALK; the protein is encoded by the coding sequence ATGAACGAAGATAAAATTGGAATCCGTTCGGAAGAATTGGGAAACAAGATGGTTGTACACGTCCAAGGCAATTTGGATGTTCACAACACACACAAAATTGAAAAAGATTTACTCACTCTCGTTAGTTCTTCGGGAAAGTCTGTGATTTTTAATTTGAGTGAAGTGCCTTTTATTTCTTCTGCCGGACTTCGCCTCCTTGTCACAACCCTTAGGCATTGCCAAGAACAGAAAATCAGCATTTCCATCTGTGGTTTACAACCAGCAGTTGAGAAAGTCTTTGATATCATCGGGATGCAGCAGTTATTCACAATTTATCCTGATTTAGAAGCAGCTTTAAAGTAA
- a CDS encoding SpoIIE family protein phosphatase, with product MKPHSLPPIILKNEDGGFYLSSSNELDDLYHFILGQAKRFVSAKSAALYLRNGKGNLSKIGLVADKTNAGHIAKHVFKSKKSILVKKGTQLNTNDAPVSESYIACYLGDEIGDMSLGVLVLEGIKHFQNFSEQDLDLINYFSANLNALFKDTVFSDVEPQFFNSLTTSVLLLIDNANIHNNNNRLQYFLEEIIRVAVLINTSVDLEHVLVMVMESAKSVFRTEASSLLLLDDKKEYLVFHTVTGEKREEVSKIKVPVGQGIAGTVAVTKQPMIINDAQNDDRVFRDVDKASNFVTRNILASPLIVGDEVIGVIEAINTIDRNNFSQDDIDTFLSFSSACAVAIQKTRLLDNLNVTNLELKQKLSTLESIFDLGQAVLESHDELGLMSKTLSILTKELSCEDAGMVIIEEKNKNRIQVYARQLGIVRESFFPMFESRLFLSLMESGNPRMAVVTPQLEESFLELEFYTLRKNFLILPISPRGGNLRAALYVSGKHSAHSFNETDLRMLKTLSSPLAKAYENLRLNQEIITKKSIEKEIEITRKIQNNILPNALIQSPLFDLGVKSVAAKEVSGDFYDFHAFGDEQFSFLVADVSGKSLPAAIFMAMSSSIIRTLSRTTDMSPSELLYRANQLIYEDSQSGMFVTLFLVNYQRKTRTLKFASAGHNDQIWIRKDGSFELLKGKGAPLGVVPHTNYHGGEIQLEPGDILVFYTDGAIEEKSPDGEEYGLDRFIDYIIQRREESSQTIIESVYDDIRSFSKAEEQYDDFTVMILKFAEVESFEMVKTFDAHPNEIPKLRDFISEHLEKKITKPFAFDDILISLDEAATNIVMHSYKDTNLQNPKFECKFELIGDKLKIVLVDEGKPFDRKKVPKPSVEANLKGERKGGFGVYLMETLMDKVSYEYNGKQNITYLEKTIV from the coding sequence TTGAAACCTCATTCCCTTCCGCCGATTATCTTAAAAAACGAAGATGGCGGATTTTATCTTTCTTCCTCAAACGAACTAGATGATTTATACCATTTTATCTTAGGACAAGCGAAACGATTTGTTTCTGCAAAATCAGCGGCATTATACCTTCGCAATGGAAAAGGGAATTTAAGTAAAATTGGGTTAGTCGCAGACAAAACAAATGCCGGACACATCGCCAAACATGTGTTTAAGTCTAAAAAAAGCATTCTTGTTAAAAAAGGTACTCAGTTAAATACGAATGATGCGCCTGTTTCGGAATCATATATAGCTTGTTATTTGGGAGATGAAATAGGGGACATGTCCCTTGGTGTTTTGGTTTTGGAAGGAATTAAACATTTCCAAAATTTTTCAGAACAAGATTTAGATCTTATCAATTATTTTAGTGCCAACTTAAACGCTTTATTTAAAGACACTGTTTTTTCTGATGTTGAGCCTCAGTTTTTTAACTCACTGACAACTTCTGTTCTCCTTCTGATTGATAACGCAAATATTCATAACAATAATAATCGTCTCCAATACTTTTTGGAGGAAATCATTCGTGTGGCGGTTCTCATCAATACAAGTGTTGATTTGGAACATGTACTTGTAATGGTAATGGAATCTGCAAAATCTGTGTTTCGGACAGAAGCGAGTTCCTTACTTTTGTTAGATGATAAAAAAGAGTATTTGGTTTTTCATACGGTAACTGGTGAAAAAAGAGAAGAGGTTTCGAAAATCAAAGTACCTGTGGGGCAGGGAATTGCAGGCACTGTAGCGGTGACCAAACAGCCGATGATCATCAATGATGCACAAAATGATGACAGGGTCTTTCGGGATGTGGACAAAGCATCCAATTTTGTGACCCGTAATATATTGGCAAGTCCTCTCATTGTGGGAGACGAAGTGATTGGTGTGATTGAGGCAATTAACACCATTGATCGGAACAATTTTAGCCAAGATGATATTGATACATTTTTATCTTTTTCCAGTGCGTGTGCAGTTGCGATACAAAAAACAAGGTTATTAGATAACCTAAATGTCACAAACTTAGAACTCAAACAAAAGTTAAGTACTCTTGAATCTATCTTTGATTTGGGACAAGCGGTTCTTGAATCGCATGATGAATTGGGTCTTATGTCAAAAACCCTTAGCATTCTCACCAAAGAATTGTCATGTGAAGATGCGGGAATGGTTATCATTGAGGAAAAAAACAAAAATAGAATCCAAGTGTATGCAAGGCAGTTGGGGATCGTAAGGGAATCCTTTTTCCCCATGTTTGAAAGTCGTTTGTTCTTAAGCCTTATGGAATCTGGGAATCCTAGAATGGCAGTCGTCACTCCCCAATTGGAAGAATCTTTTTTGGAATTGGAGTTTTATACACTTAGGAAAAATTTTCTCATTTTGCCCATTTCTCCTAGGGGAGGGAATTTACGCGCGGCGCTGTATGTTAGTGGGAAACATTCCGCACATTCCTTTAATGAAACAGACCTTCGGATGTTAAAAACATTATCCTCGCCGTTAGCCAAAGCTTACGAAAATTTACGCCTTAACCAAGAAATCATTACCAAAAAATCGATCGAAAAAGAAATCGAAATCACAAGAAAAATCCAAAACAATATTTTACCCAATGCTCTTATCCAATCCCCATTATTTGATTTGGGTGTAAAGTCAGTTGCCGCCAAAGAGGTGTCAGGTGACTTTTATGATTTCCATGCTTTTGGGGATGAACAGTTTTCCTTTCTTGTGGCCGATGTGTCTGGGAAAAGTTTACCTGCTGCTATTTTTATGGCTATGTCCAGTTCGATTATCCGAACACTTTCCAGAACTACGGATATGTCTCCCTCCGAATTACTCTATCGGGCCAATCAATTGATTTATGAAGATTCGCAGTCGGGGATGTTTGTTACCTTATTCCTAGTCAATTACCAAAGAAAAACCCGAACCCTAAAATTTGCATCCGCAGGTCATAACGATCAAATATGGATCCGAAAGGATGGAAGTTTTGAACTCCTAAAAGGAAAAGGGGCACCTCTGGGTGTGGTCCCTCATACCAATTACCATGGTGGTGAGATCCAATTAGAACCAGGTGATATTTTGGTCTTTTATACAGATGGAGCCATTGAGGAAAAAAGTCCTGATGGGGAAGAATATGGTCTCGACCGCTTCATTGATTATATCATTCAACGAAGAGAGGAATCATCTCAAACGATTATCGAATCCGTTTATGATGACATTCGGTCTTTTTCAAAGGCGGAAGAACAATACGATGACTTTACCGTTATGATTTTGAAGTTTGCGGAGGTGGAAAGTTTTGAAATGGTAAAAACCTTTGATGCACACCCGAATGAAATCCCAAAACTACGTGATTTTATTTCCGAACATTTAGAGAAGAAAATCACAAAACCTTTTGCCTTTGATGACATCTTAATATCTTTGGATGAAGCAGCTACCAATATTGTGATGCATAGTTACAAAGATACGAATCTGCAGAATCCAAAGTTTGAATGTAAATTTGAACTCATTGGAGATAAGTTAAAAATTGTTCTCGTAGACGAAGGGAAACCTTTCGACAGGAAAAAAGTTCCTAAACCTTCCGTGGAAGCCAATTTGAAAGGTGAACGAAAGGGAGGGTTCGGTGTTTATCTCATGGAAACCCTTATGGACAAAGTATCGTATGAATACAATGGGAAACAAAACATAACCTATTTGGAGAAAACAATCGTATGA
- the def gene encoding peptide deformylase: MAVRKILKIGNPLLRQTSEDVTESEIQTKDFKKLIRDMFETMRHADGVGLAAPQIGVLKKLVVVGQEDDNERYPGTPEVPNQIILNPEITPLAPPGDGFWEGCLSVPGMRGYVERPNKIRMKWRDENFEEHDEIIEGYRAIVLQHECDHLFGVLYVDRLKSTKLFGYNEDIDTAGKLLD, translated from the coding sequence ATGGCAGTACGTAAAATTCTTAAAATTGGTAATCCGCTCCTTAGGCAAACAAGTGAAGATGTGACCGAATCCGAAATCCAAACCAAGGATTTCAAAAAATTGATACGCGATATGTTTGAAACCATGCGCCATGCGGATGGAGTGGGACTTGCTGCCCCACAAATTGGAGTTTTAAAAAAATTAGTGGTCGTAGGGCAAGAAGATGACAACGAACGATACCCAGGAACCCCTGAAGTCCCAAACCAAATTATCCTAAATCCAGAGATCACCCCGCTTGCTCCTCCAGGGGATGGATTTTGGGAAGGATGTTTATCGGTTCCTGGAATGCGTGGGTATGTAGAACGACCTAACAAAATCCGAATGAAATGGCGTGATGAAAATTTCGAAGAACACGACGAAATCATTGAAGGGTATAGAGCTATCGTATTACAACATGAATGTGATCATTTATTCGGCGTATTGTATGTAGATCGATTAAAAAGCACAAAACTGTTTGGTTATAACGAAGACATTGATACCGCAGGTAAATTGTTAGATTAA